From a single Streptomyces sp. 1331.2 genomic region:
- a CDS encoding DUF397 domain-containing protein: MRSSYSDYQGGACVEVSSSPSAIHVRDSKDKAGPTLTFSPSAWASFVAFATEAQAAESE; encoded by the coding sequence ATCCGGTCCAGCTACAGCGACTACCAGGGCGGCGCATGCGTCGAGGTCTCCTCCTCCCCCTCCGCCATTCACGTCCGGGACTCCAAGGACAAGGCCGGCCCGACCCTCACTTTCTCCCCCTCCGCCTGGGCCTCCTTCGTCGCCTTCGCCACCGAAGCTCAAGCCGCCGAGTCCGAGTGA
- a CDS encoding ATP-binding protein: MAGWGETDQSSVPGAGTVAAATWVDAQVDLSALERLSSEELEEMYSGRLCDQSEPNEVRLPSRPESGPVARRLVLSVLESWDLHQYLEAGELLTSELVANAVRHAAGRTIGLQVSRKPGWLRVEVRDSSRSLPCMILAEAKPVNEQGRGLKVVDDLADRWGADLLPRGKGVWFELKVRERH; encoded by the coding sequence ATGGCGGGTTGGGGCGAAACAGATCAGTCATCAGTTCCCGGGGCCGGCACGGTCGCCGCGGCGACCTGGGTCGACGCCCAGGTCGACCTCTCGGCTCTGGAGCGGCTCAGCTCCGAGGAGCTGGAGGAGATGTATTCCGGCAGGCTGTGCGATCAGTCCGAGCCGAACGAGGTGCGGCTGCCCTCCCGGCCGGAGTCGGGCCCGGTGGCGCGGCGGCTGGTGCTGTCGGTGTTGGAGTCCTGGGACCTCCATCAGTACCTGGAGGCCGGGGAGTTGCTGACCAGTGAGCTGGTGGCCAACGCGGTGCGGCACGCCGCCGGGCGCACCATCGGGCTGCAGGTGAGCCGCAAGCCCGGGTGGCTGCGGGTCGAAGTGCGGGACTCGTCGCGGTCGTTGCCCTGCATGATCCTCGCGGAGGCGAAGCCGGTGAACGAGCAGGGGCGGGGGCTGAAGGTCGTCGACGACCTCGCCGACCGCTGGGGTGCGGACCTGCTGCCGCGGGGCAAGGGCGTCTGGTTCGAGCTCAAGGTGCGCGAGCGGCACTGA
- a CDS encoding L,D-transpeptidase translates to MRSIRRVVAAGLVGGAMTLTAACGGGGGGGGSAAKADLGAGAAASQPAAAPSSAAASASAVPKVSKAAVSIEPKAGSVDVAPNAIKVGATGGKLTTVKVSDKAGKEVPGTISADGSSWTPSAALAVGTAYQVSAMAADADGAVATADSNFTTLTPTALAKASDNVDNDATYGVGMIVSVDFSKDVKNKDDVLKGITFETSNGTVVKGHWFGSRRLDFRPEQYWAPGTKVVVHYRLKSVEIAPGVYGGDRDEPFTIGRSQISTVDAAAHTMNVARGDGQNSEIDITSGSEEHPTWNGTMVVMSKEGTVRMQSSTLPGMTGAPYDLQVPHSMRLTTSGTYVHGNWWARNSTFGGDNVSHGCVGLKDVEGGGDSTSMGKFYDSSMVGDVVIVKNSVKKETLDPSNGLSGWNVPWGSW, encoded by the coding sequence TTGAGGTCGATACGCAGGGTGGTGGCCGCCGGTCTGGTCGGCGGGGCGATGACGCTGACGGCCGCCTGTGGCGGCGGGGGCGGCGGGGGCGGTAGCGCGGCCAAGGCCGATCTGGGGGCCGGTGCGGCCGCCTCACAGCCCGCGGCGGCGCCGAGCAGCGCGGCGGCCTCCGCGAGTGCGGTGCCGAAGGTCTCGAAGGCCGCGGTGAGCATCGAGCCCAAGGCCGGCTCGGTGGACGTGGCGCCGAACGCGATCAAGGTCGGCGCGACCGGCGGCAAGCTCACCACCGTGAAGGTGAGCGACAAGGCCGGCAAGGAGGTGCCCGGCACGATCTCCGCCGACGGCTCCTCCTGGACGCCCTCGGCCGCCCTGGCGGTGGGCACCGCCTACCAGGTCAGCGCGATGGCCGCGGACGCCGACGGCGCGGTCGCCACGGCGGACAGCAACTTCACCACGCTGACGCCGACGGCGCTCGCCAAGGCCTCCGACAACGTGGACAACGACGCCACGTACGGCGTTGGCATGATCGTCTCGGTGGACTTCAGCAAGGACGTCAAGAACAAGGACGACGTCCTGAAGGGGATCACCTTCGAGACCAGCAACGGCACCGTGGTCAAGGGCCACTGGTTCGGCTCCCGCCGGCTGGACTTCCGTCCGGAGCAGTACTGGGCGCCCGGCACCAAGGTGGTCGTGCACTACCGCCTCAAGAGCGTGGAGATCGCCCCCGGGGTGTACGGCGGAGACCGGGACGAGCCCTTCACGATCGGGCGATCCCAGATTTCGACGGTTGACGCCGCCGCGCACACGATGAACGTCGCGCGCGGGGACGGCCAGAACTCCGAGATCGACATCACCTCCGGCTCGGAGGAGCACCCGACCTGGAACGGCACCATGGTCGTCATGTCCAAGGAAGGCACGGTGCGGATGCAGTCCAGCACCCTGCCCGGCATGACCGGCGCGCCCTACGACCTGCAGGTGCCGCACTCGATGCGGCTCACCACCAGCGGGACGTACGTGCACGGCAACTGGTGGGCCAGGAACAGCACCTTCGGCGGCGACAACGTCAGCCACGGCTGCGTCGGCCTCAAGGACGTCGAGGGCGGCGGCGACTCCACCTCGATGGGCAAGTTCTACGACAGCTCGATGGTCGGGGACGTGGTGATCGTCAAGAACTCCGTCAAGAAGGAGACGCTCGACCCCTCGAACGGGCTGAGTGGCTGGAACGTGCCCTGGGGCTCCTGGTAG
- a CDS encoding L,D-transpeptidase: MKTGKTAGAAIRTSNRYGRRAAVAAVMGGVLLLTAACNDDKGSGSDGSGSAGAAASAGASAPADAGGSGTPKTSAAVISVEPKDGAQNVQPTGLQVSVSNGKLSTVEVTDKDGKPVQGAITPDGAAWKPAAALTVGMAYKVNAQAKDAEGLVAASTTTFTTLTPDKKISTNDNISDGATYGVGMIVSVEFNKAVKNKDEVLKGITFESSNGTVVKGHWFGDTRVDFRPEQYWAPDTKVTIHYRLKNVEVAPGIYGDVDKDEPFTIGRSQISTADAKTHQMTIERGGQSTTVPVTLGADATPSWGGTMVVMSKEKVTRMNSQTVGLGGEYDIQDVPHAMRLTTSGTFVHGNYWASPFGKTNASHGCVSMQDVKGGSDTSVAGKFFNDSMVGDVIKVVNSKEKTVSPSNGLGGWNVAWANW; the protein is encoded by the coding sequence GTGAAGACGGGTAAGACGGCCGGCGCCGCGATACGCACCAGCAACCGCTACGGGCGCAGGGCCGCGGTGGCGGCGGTGATGGGCGGGGTGCTGCTGCTCACGGCGGCGTGCAACGACGACAAGGGCAGTGGTTCCGACGGGTCGGGCTCGGCCGGTGCGGCGGCTTCGGCGGGTGCGTCGGCTCCGGCGGACGCGGGGGGCTCGGGGACGCCGAAGACCTCGGCCGCGGTGATCTCCGTGGAGCCGAAGGACGGGGCCCAGAACGTCCAGCCGACCGGGCTGCAGGTGTCCGTCTCCAACGGGAAGCTCAGCACGGTCGAGGTGACCGACAAGGACGGCAAGCCGGTCCAGGGGGCGATCACCCCGGACGGCGCCGCCTGGAAGCCCGCGGCGGCGCTCACCGTCGGCATGGCGTACAAGGTGAACGCGCAGGCCAAGGACGCCGAGGGCCTGGTGGCCGCGTCCACCACGACGTTCACCACCCTGACGCCGGACAAGAAGATCTCCACCAACGACAACATCAGCGACGGTGCCACCTACGGCGTCGGCATGATCGTCTCGGTGGAGTTCAACAAGGCGGTCAAGAACAAGGACGAGGTCCTGAAGGGGATCACGTTCGAGAGCAGCAACGGCACCGTGGTCAAGGGCCACTGGTTCGGCGACACCCGGGTGGACTTCCGCCCGGAGCAGTACTGGGCGCCGGACACCAAGGTGACCATCCACTACCGGCTGAAGAACGTCGAGGTTGCTCCCGGCATCTACGGCGACGTGGACAAGGACGAGCCGTTCACCATCGGCCGCTCGCAGATCTCCACCGCGGACGCGAAGACGCACCAGATGACCATCGAGCGGGGCGGCCAGAGCACCACGGTGCCGGTCACCCTGGGCGCGGACGCCACGCCGTCCTGGGGCGGGACCATGGTGGTCATGTCCAAGGAGAAGGTCACCCGGATGAACTCGCAGACCGTCGGTCTCGGCGGCGAGTACGACATCCAGGACGTGCCGCACGCGATGCGGCTGACCACCTCCGGCACCTTCGTGCACGGCAACTACTGGGCCAGCCCCTTCGGCAAGACCAACGCCAGCCACGGCTGCGTCTCGATGCAGGACGTGAAGGGCGGCAGCGACACCTCGGTCGCGGGCAAGTTCTTCAACGACTCGATGGTCGGTGACGTCATCAAGGTCGTGAACAGCAAGGAGAAGACCGTCTCGCCCTCCAACGGGCTGGGCGGCTGGAACGTGGCCTGGGCCAACTGGTAG
- a CDS encoding L,D-transpeptidase encodes MRRRGWVWARGVVGVVCCLAVLAGCGGGAAESGGDAVAPAVPVVGSRAVVSVVPADGAVDVQPEGAVRVTASQGRLVSVRLADAKGVEVAGTIGADGAGWVPDGALPWGTAFTLDAVAEDEQGQRAVQHAAFSTAARAHTFAAFFTPEDGSTVGVGMPVSLRFSRPIADRAAVERAVQVSADPPVAVAAHWFGNRRLDFRPQQYWAAGTKVTVALRLKDVQGAPGEFGTQSRDLRFTVGRAQVSTVDLDAHTLTVRAGQGGRVVRVLKVSGGSPEHSTYRGVMVVSERYKVTRMNSQTVGMGDEYDIKDVPHAMRLTDSGTFLHGNYWADPEVFGRANTSHGCIGLADAKGGASKDSPAGWLFEHTVPGDVVEVKATAGDFVPPQNGLNGWNLPWEQWVAGSALR; translated from the coding sequence ATGCGGCGCCGTGGATGGGTGTGGGCGCGGGGTGTGGTGGGGGTGGTGTGCTGTCTGGCGGTTCTTGCGGGGTGTGGGGGTGGGGCGGCGGAGTCGGGCGGGGATGCGGTGGCGCCGGCTGTGCCGGTGGTGGGGTCTCGGGCGGTGGTGAGTGTGGTGCCGGCTGATGGTGCGGTGGATGTGCAGCCGGAGGGTGCGGTTCGGGTGACGGCTTCGCAGGGGCGGTTGGTCTCGGTCCGGCTGGCTGATGCCAAGGGGGTCGAGGTGGCGGGGACGATCGGGGCGGACGGGGCCGGGTGGGTGCCGGACGGGGCATTGCCGTGGGGGACCGCGTTCACGCTGGATGCCGTGGCGGAGGACGAGCAGGGGCAGCGGGCGGTGCAGCATGCGGCGTTCTCCACGGCGGCCAGGGCGCACACCTTCGCCGCGTTCTTCACTCCGGAGGACGGGTCCACGGTGGGAGTGGGCATGCCGGTGTCCCTACGGTTCAGCCGGCCGATCGCGGATCGGGCGGCGGTGGAGCGGGCCGTGCAGGTGTCGGCGGATCCGCCGGTGGCGGTGGCGGCGCACTGGTTCGGCAACCGGCGGTTGGACTTCCGGCCGCAGCAGTACTGGGCGGCGGGGACGAAGGTCACGGTGGCGCTGCGGTTGAAGGACGTCCAGGGGGCTCCGGGGGAGTTCGGTACGCAGAGCCGGGACCTGCGGTTCACCGTGGGCCGGGCGCAGGTGTCGACGGTGGACCTGGATGCGCACACCTTGACGGTCCGGGCCGGTCAGGGCGGCAGGGTGGTGCGGGTGCTGAAGGTCTCCGGCGGCAGCCCGGAGCACTCCACGTACCGGGGGGTGATGGTGGTGTCGGAGCGGTACAAGGTGACCCGGATGAACTCGCAGACCGTGGGCATGGGGGACGAGTACGACATCAAGGACGTGCCGCACGCGATGCGGCTGACCGACTCCGGCACCTTCCTGCACGGGAACTACTGGGCGGATCCGGAGGTGTTCGGCCGGGCCAACACCAGTCACGGCTGCATCGGGCTGGCCGACGCCAAGGGCGGGGCGAGCAAGGACTCCCCGGCGGGCTGGCTGTTCGAGCACACCGTGCCGGGGGACGTGGTGGAGGTGAAGGCCACGGCGGGGGACTTCGTGCCGCCGCAGAACGGGCTCAACGGGTGGAATCTGCCCTGGGAGCAGTGGGTGGCGGGGAGCGCCCTGCGCTGA
- the glgX gene encoding glycogen debranching protein GlgX produces the protein MASGQELEAAVRPGSWQPLGARFHTARPDQPGRPGRTGTNFALWAPGAEAVDLCLFDEDGQETRHRLTEQDVQIWHGFVPGVHPGTRYGFRVHGRWDPWTGARWNPAKLLLDPYARAIDGCYTSHDAACAAVRNWPEADVADTVRDNRDSAPYVPRSVVVHDEDDWYDDHRPKTPWPETVLYELHVRGFTMRHPDIPPHLRGTYAGLAHPAAISHLTRLGVTAVELLPVHQFASEDHLQARGLVNYWGYNTIGYFAPHAGYSSSGSRGGQVGEFKRMVRALHAAGIEVILDVVFNHTAEGGELGPMLSLRGIDNAAYYRLPPNRPRGYADYTGCGNTLDTRRPQVVRLVTDSLRYWVAEMGVDGFRFDLAAALARGGPGGGNGGDGVDMDHPFLAAVAQDPLLSRVKLIAEPWDVGPGGYQVGGFPPPWAEWNDKYRDAVRDFWRGARADVRELGYRLSGSSDLYQRSGRRPYASVNFVTAHDGFTLRDLVSYDRKHNEANGEANRDGTDDNRSWNHGAEGETTDPAVRALRLRQLRNLIATLLLSAGVPMLTAGDELGRTQGGNNNAYCQDNEASWLDWSLLAEPGWQELCELTARLVRLRRAHPVLRRRAFFSGRAATPGGRPDLAWFTPLGKEMTEADWFAPTACLGMLLCGTAMSERDDSGEPLQDDSFLLLLNADHRETVFTLPGEPWAEPEAAYETLIDTAAEGTGDREPYPRGAVLLAPRSLHLLRIPTR, from the coding sequence ATGGCGTCAGGGCAGGAGCTGGAAGCCGCGGTACGGCCGGGCAGCTGGCAGCCCCTGGGCGCCCGCTTCCACACCGCTCGCCCCGATCAACCCGGTCGACCCGGTCGAACCGGCACCAACTTCGCCCTCTGGGCCCCCGGCGCCGAAGCCGTCGACCTCTGCCTCTTCGACGAGGACGGCCAGGAGACCCGCCACCGCCTCACCGAACAGGACGTCCAGATCTGGCACGGCTTCGTCCCCGGTGTCCACCCCGGCACCCGCTACGGCTTCCGCGTCCACGGCCGCTGGGATCCCTGGACCGGCGCCAGATGGAATCCCGCCAAGCTGCTGCTCGACCCGTACGCCCGCGCCATCGACGGCTGTTACACCTCCCACGACGCAGCCTGCGCCGCCGTCCGCAACTGGCCGGAGGCCGACGTCGCCGACACCGTCCGGGACAACCGCGACTCCGCCCCCTACGTCCCGAGATCCGTGGTCGTCCACGACGAGGACGACTGGTACGACGACCACCGCCCGAAGACCCCCTGGCCCGAGACGGTGCTCTACGAGCTCCACGTCCGCGGCTTCACCATGCGCCACCCCGACATCCCCCCGCACCTGCGCGGCACCTACGCCGGCCTCGCGCACCCCGCCGCCATCTCCCACCTCACCCGTCTCGGCGTGACCGCCGTCGAGCTCCTCCCCGTCCACCAGTTCGCCAGCGAGGACCACCTGCAGGCCCGCGGCCTGGTCAACTACTGGGGCTACAACACGATCGGCTACTTCGCCCCGCACGCCGGCTACTCCTCCTCCGGTTCGCGCGGCGGCCAGGTCGGCGAGTTCAAGCGGATGGTCCGCGCCCTGCACGCCGCCGGGATCGAGGTGATCCTGGACGTGGTGTTCAACCACACCGCCGAGGGCGGCGAGCTCGGCCCGATGCTCTCCCTCCGCGGCATCGACAACGCCGCCTACTACCGCCTCCCCCCGAACCGCCCGCGCGGCTATGCCGACTACACCGGCTGCGGCAACACCCTGGACACCCGCCGCCCGCAGGTGGTCCGGCTGGTGACCGACTCGTTGCGCTACTGGGTCGCCGAGATGGGCGTGGACGGCTTCCGCTTCGACCTCGCCGCCGCCCTGGCCCGCGGCGGTCCGGGCGGCGGCAACGGCGGTGACGGCGTGGACATGGACCACCCCTTCCTGGCCGCCGTCGCCCAGGACCCGCTGCTCAGCCGGGTGAAGCTGATCGCCGAGCCCTGGGACGTCGGCCCGGGCGGCTACCAGGTGGGCGGCTTCCCCCCGCCGTGGGCGGAGTGGAACGACAAGTACCGGGACGCCGTACGGGACTTCTGGCGCGGCGCCCGCGCGGACGTCCGCGAGCTCGGCTACCGCCTCTCCGGCTCCTCCGACCTCTACCAGCGCTCCGGCCGCCGCCCGTACGCCTCCGTCAACTTCGTGACCGCGCACGACGGTTTCACCCTGCGCGACCTGGTCTCGTACGACCGCAAGCACAACGAGGCCAACGGCGAGGCCAACCGGGACGGCACCGACGACAACCGCTCCTGGAACCACGGCGCCGAGGGCGAGACCACCGACCCGGCCGTCCGGGCCCTGCGGCTGCGCCAACTGCGCAACCTGATCGCCACCCTGCTGCTCTCCGCGGGTGTCCCGATGCTCACCGCCGGGGACGAGCTGGGCCGCACCCAGGGCGGCAACAACAACGCCTACTGCCAGGACAACGAGGCCAGTTGGCTGGACTGGTCGCTGCTGGCGGAGCCCGGCTGGCAGGAGCTGTGCGAGCTGACCGCCCGGCTGGTCCGGCTGCGCCGGGCCCACCCGGTGCTGCGCCGCCGGGCGTTCTTCTCCGGCCGGGCCGCCACCCCGGGCGGCCGGCCCGACCTGGCCTGGTTCACCCCGCTGGGCAAGGAGATGACCGAGGCCGACTGGTTCGCCCCGACGGCCTGCCTCGGCATGCTGCTGTGCGGCACCGCGATGTCCGAGCGGGACGACAGCGGCGAGCCGCTGCAGGACGACAGCTTCCTGCTGCTGCTCAACGCGGACCACCGGGAGACGGTGTTCACCCTGCCCGGGGAGCCCTGGGCGGAGCCCGAAGCCGCGTACGAGACGCTGATCGACACAGCCGCCGAAGGGACCGGCGACCGCGAACCGTACCCGCGCGGCGCCGTCCTCCTCGCCCCCCGCTCCCTGCACCTCCTCCGCATCCCCACGCGGTAG
- a CDS encoding ABC transporter ATP-binding protein: MAENIQNDDPATVRPRSTVRSLLRLRPYARAVRGRIAVSVAAATLGMLSTLTVPVILGRIVDGPLAEHDVTALWPPVGLLLLVGLLEAGLFYTRRVVLARPLAGLETAMRSDLFAKLQRLPVSFHDRWGSGQLLSRATADMYTMRLFLAFPLVFLIVNTVMFLAGTVVMFTQDWRLALIALLPVVPLFLLTRRFEAGYSGASRRAQDQNGDLATVVEESVLGIRILKAFGRHRSMAERFRAQSQELRRTELGKAHLLANVWAVIVGLPELALGCALAVGAYLVAHDELSAGTLVAFLSTALALRWPIESLGWLLAYANEAATATDRFFEVLDEPDTPDPGTETTLAAPDGIRFTGVRFRYPDAPADSPDLLTGIDLHIRSGETMALVGATGSGKTTLTALLPRLYEATAGTITLDGRDIRDLPRERLRELVAVAFEEPTLFSATVRENVLMGAPGASTEQLRSALATAQAGFVDTLPEGVDTEVGEQGLSLSGGQRQRLALARAVVGDPAFLVLDDPLSALDVHTEALVERALREVLGTTTALVVAHRPSTVLLADRVAVLADGRITAVGTHQELLRDCAHYRELMSGEAALVPEGSAAP; encoded by the coding sequence ATGGCCGAGAACATTCAAAACGACGACCCCGCGACCGTGCGCCCCCGCTCCACGGTCCGCTCCCTGCTACGCCTGCGGCCGTACGCCCGCGCCGTCCGCGGCCGGATCGCTGTCTCGGTGGCGGCCGCCACCCTCGGCATGCTCAGCACGCTCACCGTCCCGGTGATCCTCGGCCGGATCGTGGACGGCCCGCTCGCCGAGCACGACGTGACGGCCCTCTGGCCGCCGGTCGGCCTGCTGCTGCTCGTGGGCCTCTTGGAGGCCGGGCTGTTCTACACCCGCCGGGTGGTCCTGGCCCGCCCGCTGGCCGGGCTGGAGACGGCGATGCGCAGCGACCTCTTCGCCAAGCTCCAACGGCTGCCGGTCTCCTTCCACGACCGCTGGGGATCCGGCCAGTTGCTCTCCCGGGCCACCGCCGACATGTACACCATGCGGCTGTTCCTGGCCTTCCCGCTGGTCTTCCTGATCGTCAACACGGTGATGTTCCTGGCCGGGACGGTGGTGATGTTCACCCAGGACTGGCGGCTGGCACTGATCGCCCTGCTCCCCGTCGTCCCGCTGTTCCTGCTCACCCGGCGCTTCGAGGCCGGCTACTCGGGCGCCTCCCGCCGCGCCCAGGACCAGAACGGCGACCTCGCCACCGTGGTCGAGGAGTCCGTCCTCGGCATCCGGATCCTCAAGGCCTTCGGCCGCCACCGCTCGATGGCCGAGCGCTTCCGTGCCCAGTCGCAGGAGCTGCGCCGCACCGAGCTGGGGAAGGCGCACCTGCTCGCCAACGTCTGGGCCGTCATCGTCGGCCTGCCGGAGCTCGCCCTCGGCTGCGCCCTGGCCGTCGGCGCCTACCTGGTCGCCCACGACGAGCTGAGCGCCGGCACCCTGGTCGCCTTCCTCTCCACCGCGCTCGCCCTGCGCTGGCCGATCGAATCGCTCGGCTGGCTGCTCGCCTACGCCAACGAGGCCGCCACCGCCACCGACCGATTCTTCGAGGTCCTGGACGAGCCCGACACCCCGGACCCGGGCACCGAAACGACCCTGGCCGCCCCGGACGGCATCCGCTTCACCGGCGTCCGCTTCCGCTACCCCGACGCCCCCGCGGACAGCCCCGACCTGCTGACCGGCATCGACCTGCACATCCGCAGCGGCGAGACAATGGCCCTGGTCGGCGCCACCGGCAGCGGCAAGACCACGCTCACCGCCCTGCTCCCCCGGCTCTACGAGGCCACCGCCGGCACCATCACCCTGGACGGCCGGGACATCCGCGACCTGCCCCGGGAGCGGCTGCGCGAACTCGTCGCGGTCGCCTTCGAGGAGCCCACCCTCTTTTCGGCGACCGTCCGGGAGAACGTCCTGATGGGCGCCCCGGGCGCGAGCACGGAGCAGCTGCGCTCCGCCCTGGCCACCGCCCAGGCCGGCTTCGTCGACACGCTCCCCGAGGGCGTGGACACCGAGGTCGGCGAGCAGGGCCTGAGCCTGTCCGGCGGCCAGCGCCAGCGCCTCGCGCTGGCCCGCGCGGTGGTCGGCGACCCGGCTTTCCTGGTGCTGGACGACCCGCTCTCCGCCCTGGACGTGCACACCGAGGCGCTGGTCGAGCGCGCGCTGCGCGAGGTCCTCGGCACCACCACCGCCCTGGTGGTCGCCCACCGGCCCAGCACGGTGCTGCTCGCCGACCGGGTCGCGGTGCTGGCGGACGGCCGGATCACGGCCGTCGGCACCCACCAGGAGCTGCTGCGCGACTGCGCGCACTACCGCGAACTGATGTCCGGCGAGGCCGCCCTCGTGCCCGAAGGAAGTGCAGCCCCGTGA
- a CDS encoding ABC transporter ATP-binding protein codes for MTTTADPTTGPTDADPAKASAPPVAETPPVAEAPPPPPADEEDIPVPPGAPRALLRSLLGPHRARIAVALVVILVQQAALQSGPLLVAVAMDRAVPALRAHDSGPLIAVVAAYLFCALLSPVLQWLFIKISARVNQDILLELRGRIFRHAQRLSLDFHERYTSGRIISRATSDIDALRELLSEGLQELLTVFLSVCYISVLLLVLDWRLGLVSLASGVPLALIARSFRRRSRRVYRRSRTSAASLIVRFTETMNGIRPVQAFRRERANDAAFAVLNRQAATATADGFLELARYVGLSRATANLWITGVVLFGSYLVVDDSLELGVLTAFALYLRRLFDPIDQLAMFLNSYQSAAAALEKIAGLLAHEPTVAEPAEPRDLPQAAGKGREVRFEQTRFAYRTGKEVLPPFDLQIPAGQTVAVVGATGAGKSTVAKLLARFYDPTDGRIRLDGVDLRELATPELRRGVVMVTQESFLFSGTVAENIAIGRPGATREEVEQAARDIGAYGFIAALPDGFDTDVRKRGGRISAGQRQLVAFARALLADPAVLILDEATSSLDVPGEQAVQRAMRTVLAGRTAVIIAHRLSTVEIADRVLVMDRGRIVEDGSPQELIDGSGRFATLHRAWRDSLV; via the coding sequence GTGACCACCACCGCCGACCCCACCACCGGCCCCACCGACGCCGACCCCGCCAAGGCATCCGCCCCGCCCGTCGCGGAGACGCCGCCCGTCGCGGAGGCCCCGCCCCCGCCGCCCGCCGACGAGGAGGACATTCCCGTCCCGCCCGGCGCGCCCCGGGCGCTGCTGCGCTCGCTGCTCGGCCCGCACCGGGCCCGGATCGCCGTCGCGCTGGTGGTGATCCTGGTCCAGCAGGCCGCCCTGCAGTCCGGTCCGCTGCTGGTCGCGGTGGCGATGGACCGCGCCGTCCCGGCGCTGCGCGCGCACGACTCCGGCCCACTGATCGCGGTGGTCGCCGCCTACCTGTTCTGCGCGCTGCTCAGCCCGGTCCTGCAGTGGCTGTTCATCAAGATCAGCGCCCGGGTGAACCAGGACATCCTGCTGGAGCTGCGCGGCCGGATCTTCCGGCACGCCCAGCGGCTCAGCCTGGACTTCCACGAGCGCTACACCTCGGGCCGGATCATCTCCCGGGCCACCAGCGACATCGACGCGCTGCGCGAACTGCTCTCCGAAGGGCTCCAGGAGCTGCTGACCGTCTTCCTGTCGGTCTGCTACATCTCGGTGCTGCTGCTGGTGCTGGACTGGCGGCTCGGCCTGGTCTCGCTGGCCTCCGGCGTGCCGCTGGCGCTGATCGCCCGTTCCTTCCGCCGCCGCTCGCGCCGGGTGTACCGGCGCTCGCGGACCTCGGCCGCCTCGCTGATCGTCCGCTTCACCGAGACCATGAACGGCATCCGCCCGGTGCAGGCCTTCCGCCGCGAGCGGGCCAACGACGCCGCCTTCGCCGTGCTCAACCGGCAGGCGGCCACCGCCACCGCGGACGGCTTCCTGGAGCTGGCCCGCTACGTCGGCCTCTCCCGCGCCACCGCCAACCTGTGGATCACCGGCGTGGTGCTGTTCGGCTCCTACCTGGTCGTCGACGACTCGCTGGAGCTGGGCGTGCTCACCGCCTTCGCGCTCTACCTGCGCCGGCTCTTCGACCCGATCGACCAGCTGGCGATGTTCCTGAACAGCTACCAGTCGGCCGCCGCCGCCCTGGAGAAGATCGCCGGCCTGCTCGCCCACGAGCCGACGGTCGCCGAGCCCGCCGAGCCGCGCGACCTGCCGCAGGCCGCCGGCAAGGGCCGTGAGGTGCGGTTCGAACAGACCCGCTTCGCCTACCGCACCGGCAAGGAGGTGCTGCCGCCCTTCGACCTGCAGATCCCCGCCGGGCAGACGGTGGCGGTGGTCGGCGCGACCGGCGCGGGCAAGTCGACGGTCGCCAAGCTGCTGGCCCGCTTCTACGACCCGACCGACGGCCGGATCCGGCTGGACGGCGTGGACCTGCGCGAGCTGGCCACCCCGGAACTGCGGCGCGGGGTGGTGATGGTGACCCAGGAGTCCTTCCTGTTCTCCGGCACCGTCGCCGAGAACATCGCGATCGGCCGCCCCGGCGCGACCCGCGAGGAGGTCGAGCAGGCTGCCCGCGACATCGGCGCGTACGGGTTCATCGCCGCGCTGCCGGACGGCTTCGACACCGACGTGCGCAAGCGCGGCGGCCGGATCTCGGCCGGTCAGCGCCAGCTGGTGGCCTTCGCCCGCGCCCTGCTGGCCGACCCGGCGGTGCTGATCCTGGACGAGGCGACCAGTTCCCTGGACGTCCCCGGCGAGCAGGCCGTCCAGCGGGCGATGCGCACGGTGCTGGCGGGCCGGACGGCGGTGATCATCGCGCACCGGCTCTCCACCGTGGAGATCGCCGACCGCGTCCTGGTGATGGACCGGGGCCGGATCGTGGAGGACGGCTCCCCGCAGGAGCTGATCGACGGCTCCGGCCGCTTCGCCACCCTGCACCGGGCCTGGCGGGACAGCCTGGTCTGA